In the Paenibacillus pabuli genome, one interval contains:
- a CDS encoding LTA synthase family protein, whose product MLNSKNERTSSRILFAVLFILMLLKLSLLRYFFFQGLSGVGLVTDALGALTVVCILDLIVPKRWKRIVYGGFNLLFSLVLFAATLYNVHFSSVPTYTALSEIGQVAQVRGSIGPLIRPSHFLFFVDIVLALPVWLIMRRRRSGVRNGSYRDSGLHFGKMRRRYWGKLGVALTAAFCIVLSGSFIVKGETIDNELVRAENLGFLNYQVSSAILTSKENEAIANGNINETIEKINQLVSKYPYQDKTSQGSAIKAKYFGQAKGSNLIVLQLESFQNFPINASLDGQVLTPVLNDLAKESYYFSHFFQQIGQGNTSDAEFMSNTSIYPTGVVPMSAGYSDRELPSLPKLLRNEGYQSETFHVNDVSFWNRNKMYPALGFDRYFDKPSFENDRFNDFGPSDEELYRVGVEKMAAHQAANQPFYAQFITASSHSPFTVPVDRARITIPAAITNTLLHDYLQAINYTDYAVGQLIDELKANGLWENTTLVIYGDHFGLPENSEITEQIQANLKVPYDGKVSRFNIPLLIHTPNQAKGQVIEQPGGQLDILPTVMNLMGVSLKDEQFTAFGHDLLNMDHNAFGIRYYLPTGSFVNNEIMFIPGAGFDDGTAYSLKTYEPVTDLEPYRSDYEHVLSLMRLSDEYVKLLPKRAP is encoded by the coding sequence ATGTTAAATTCCAAAAATGAACGGACCTCCTCACGGATTTTGTTTGCCGTCTTGTTTATTCTTATGCTGCTGAAGCTGTCGCTTTTGCGGTATTTCTTTTTCCAAGGGCTGTCCGGAGTTGGTCTGGTGACTGATGCACTGGGAGCTCTGACCGTGGTGTGCATCCTGGATCTCATTGTGCCAAAACGCTGGAAGCGGATCGTGTACGGCGGGTTTAACCTGCTCTTTTCCCTCGTACTATTCGCTGCAACGCTGTATAACGTGCATTTCAGTTCGGTACCCACATATACGGCACTCAGCGAGATCGGTCAGGTTGCACAGGTACGTGGCAGTATCGGACCTCTGATCCGGCCTTCCCATTTTTTGTTCTTTGTTGACATCGTGCTCGCACTGCCGGTTTGGCTCATTATGCGCCGTCGACGTTCGGGTGTAAGGAACGGAAGTTATCGGGATAGCGGTTTGCATTTCGGAAAAATGCGTAGAAGATACTGGGGCAAGCTAGGGGTAGCTCTCACGGCAGCATTCTGTATCGTGTTGTCAGGCAGTTTTATTGTCAAAGGCGAAACTATTGATAACGAACTGGTGCGAGCTGAGAATCTCGGATTTTTGAATTATCAGGTGTCCTCGGCCATCCTGACGAGCAAGGAAAACGAAGCGATTGCAAACGGTAATATTAATGAAACGATCGAGAAGATTAATCAACTGGTGAGCAAATATCCATATCAGGATAAAACAAGCCAGGGATCGGCGATCAAAGCCAAATATTTTGGTCAGGCCAAAGGCAGCAATCTGATTGTACTGCAATTGGAATCCTTTCAGAATTTCCCGATTAACGCTTCCCTGGATGGCCAGGTGTTGACACCGGTTCTGAACGATTTAGCCAAAGAAAGCTATTATTTCTCTCATTTTTTCCAACAGATCGGTCAGGGAAACACCTCGGATGCCGAGTTCATGTCGAATACATCCATCTATCCAACAGGAGTCGTTCCGATGTCAGCCGGATATAGTGACCGCGAACTGCCAAGTCTTCCGAAGCTGCTTCGCAACGAAGGCTACCAGTCGGAGACTTTTCACGTCAATGACGTGTCGTTCTGGAACCGGAACAAGATGTATCCTGCCCTCGGGTTTGATCGATACTTCGACAAGCCGAGCTTCGAGAATGACCGCTTTAACGATTTTGGCCCATCGGATGAGGAGTTATATCGTGTAGGTGTGGAAAAAATGGCTGCACATCAGGCGGCAAACCAGCCGTTTTATGCCCAGTTCATTACTGCATCGAGCCACTCACCGTTCACGGTTCCAGTGGATCGCGCGCGCATTACTATTCCTGCAGCGATTACAAACACATTGCTTCACGATTATCTGCAAGCCATTAATTACACCGATTATGCGGTCGGTCAGCTTATTGATGAGTTGAAAGCGAACGGGTTATGGGAAAATACGACACTCGTCATCTACGGCGATCATTTCGGCTTGCCCGAAAATAGCGAGATTACGGAACAGATACAGGCTAACCTGAAGGTTCCATATGATGGCAAAGTGAGCCGTTTTAATATCCCGCTCCTGATTCACACGCCAAACCAGGCCAAAGGTCAAGTGATTGAACAGCCGGGTGGCCAGCTCGATATTTTGCCGACAGTCATGAATCTGATGGGTGTCTCATTAAAAGATGAACAGTTTACTGCATTTGGGCATGATCTGCTGAATATGGACCACAATGCATTCGGTATACGTTATTACTTGCCGACAGGCTCGTTTGTAAACAATGAGATTATGTTTATTCCAGGAGCAGGTTTTGATGACGGAACAGCGTACTCGCTTAAAACTTATGAGCCGGTTACCGATCTGGAGCCGTATCGTTCAGATTACGAGCATGTGCTCAGCCTCATGAGACTATCTGACGAGTATGTGAAGCTGCTGCCCAAACGAGCACCATAA
- a CDS encoding putative PEP-binding protein translates to MTTRVVLLEEGTAEMKGLLGSKGATLAELCQAGWPVPAGFTITTEYCHEFLSYSEPPYAEGSEELGRAVHQLEQYMGTAFGDPEAPLLLAVQSSDVLPQDANSLVLLNVGLNDVTVEGLARRINNRPYALNCYRMLLQNYGCLVHGIPHKVFDERLGDITSWDETRLEYAIAQYKDVIEEQGGPSFPQDVQLQLHRVIQAFSHLDRGVLNRSLSSAGIVHGMPVLIQVMVNGECGDRCGSGTMYSRHPMTGVKGIYGEYMTSAGSGSDLEELEQIRHAEPELYGLLLQAGNELERVNTAVQEIKFVIESGKLYLLQARDARLTPEAELRTIVDFANEGLITREEALLRVESSNVTPTSELQQLLAWADDVKNITVLANASHPRDAAIARTLGAEGIGICRTDHMLLSSSRMPYVQKMVLAETDDERKRGLERLLPMLQSDVQQIFEEMNGFPVTIRLLDPLFYELLPDVEELVERREVLQAQAGHARGHDVNLEELDRKIQLVERLHEQHPISRQYGCRLGTVFPEIYEMQVEAIFRAALKSIRHGLWVRPEILVTSRGPGSELQMIRELIDQVAEQILGEERRHCHYRVGSMIEGAQMALTVAHLARQADFLSFGTEILLLDGGEQMLERAVVQARLRKPHLSVGLCVEDHVDLSTFTYSQRMGMDYVSCPPEQVALARIAAAQAVLIARMQNSDVQNNDISTTA, encoded by the coding sequence ATGACGACACGAGTAGTTCTGTTGGAAGAAGGCACGGCAGAGATGAAAGGACTATTGGGCAGTAAAGGAGCCACGCTTGCGGAGTTATGCCAGGCGGGATGGCCTGTTCCGGCAGGATTCACCATTACAACGGAATACTGTCACGAGTTCCTTAGCTACTCTGAACCACCCTATGCCGAAGGTTCCGAAGAGCTTGGCAGGGCAGTTCACCAGCTGGAACAGTATATGGGCACAGCCTTTGGTGATCCGGAGGCTCCGCTTTTACTTGCTGTGCAATCCAGCGACGTGCTTCCCCAGGATGCAAACTCCTTGGTTCTGCTAAACGTAGGTCTTAATGACGTCACAGTAGAAGGCTTGGCCCGGCGCATCAACAATCGCCCCTACGCACTGAACTGTTACCGGATGCTGCTGCAGAATTATGGCTGCTTGGTTCATGGCATCCCGCATAAGGTCTTTGATGAACGCCTGGGTGATATTACGAGTTGGGATGAAACGAGACTCGAGTATGCTATTGCCCAATATAAAGACGTCATTGAAGAACAGGGGGGGCCCTCGTTCCCTCAGGATGTACAGCTTCAACTGCACAGGGTCATACAGGCGTTTTCTCATCTAGATCGAGGAGTGCTAAACCGGAGCTTGAGCTCCGCTGGGATCGTGCATGGTATGCCGGTTTTGATTCAAGTGATGGTGAATGGAGAGTGTGGGGACCGCTGTGGAAGCGGTACAATGTACTCACGTCATCCGATGACCGGGGTCAAAGGAATCTACGGCGAATACATGACCTCTGCAGGCTCCGGGTCTGACCTGGAAGAACTGGAGCAGATCAGGCATGCGGAACCAGAGTTGTATGGCCTGCTGCTGCAAGCGGGCAATGAGCTGGAGAGAGTGAATACGGCTGTTCAGGAAATTAAATTTGTCATTGAGTCGGGAAAGCTTTACCTTTTACAAGCCCGGGATGCACGTTTAACTCCTGAAGCAGAACTCAGAACGATCGTGGATTTTGCAAACGAAGGTCTGATAACCAGGGAAGAGGCACTGCTGCGTGTCGAGTCTTCTAACGTAACTCCCACATCTGAACTTCAGCAGCTGCTTGCATGGGCAGATGATGTGAAAAATATAACGGTGCTTGCAAATGCAAGTCATCCTCGTGATGCGGCCATAGCCCGCACGCTTGGAGCTGAGGGAATTGGCATTTGCCGAACCGATCATATGTTATTGTCTTCCTCACGGATGCCGTATGTACAGAAGATGGTGCTGGCGGAAACCGACGATGAGCGCAAACGCGGTCTGGAGCGTCTGCTGCCCATGCTGCAGTCGGATGTCCAGCAGATTTTTGAGGAAATGAACGGATTTCCGGTAACGATAAGACTTCTCGATCCTCTCTTTTATGAGCTGCTCCCAGATGTGGAAGAATTGGTGGAACGTCGAGAGGTATTACAGGCACAGGCAGGTCATGCAAGAGGACATGATGTGAATCTGGAGGAGCTCGATCGAAAGATTCAGCTTGTCGAGCGGCTGCATGAGCAGCATCCGATCAGCAGGCAGTATGGATGTCGTCTTGGAACCGTTTTCCCGGAAATATATGAAATGCAGGTGGAGGCCATCTTTCGTGCGGCGCTCAAAAGCATTCGCCATGGACTATGGGTTCGCCCGGAGATTCTTGTAACGTCAAGAGGACCCGGTAGTGAACTCCAAATGATCAGAGAACTGATTGATCAAGTGGCTGAACAGATTCTGGGGGAGGAGAGACGTCACTGCCATTACAGGGTAGGCTCGATGATCGAAGGGGCTCAAATGGCTCTGACTGTGGCACATCTAGCCAGGCAGGCTGATTTTCTGTCGTTTGGAACAGAGATTCTGCTTCTGGATGGCGGGGAACAAATGCTGGAACGCGCTGTCGTTCAGGCTAGACTCCGTAAACCCCATCTGAGCGTAGGTCTCTGCGTGGAGGACCATGTTGACTTGAGTACTTTTACTTACAGCCAACGTATGGGTATGGATTACGTAAGCTGTCCGCCTGAGCAGGTGGCTTTGGCCCGAATTGCTGCAGCGCAAGCCGTACTCATTGCACGGATGCAGAACAGTGACGTACAGAATAATGATATATCGACGACGGCTTAA
- a CDS encoding VOC family protein: MFSKVGQIMLYVNDQDKALQFWTEKAGFHVVSEVNGEGMRWIEIAPEEGAETTIILHDKEFVAKMSPELNLGTPSLMFFTKDLDRLYADLASKQVTLGELVTIPGGRVFNFADDENNYFAVMERA; the protein is encoded by the coding sequence TTGTTTAGCAAAGTTGGTCAAATCATGTTGTATGTTAACGATCAGGACAAGGCCCTGCAATTTTGGACAGAAAAAGCAGGCTTTCACGTGGTCTCCGAAGTCAACGGCGAGGGTATGCGCTGGATTGAAATTGCTCCTGAAGAAGGTGCAGAGACAACCATCATCCTTCACGACAAGGAATTCGTGGCCAAAATGTCCCCTGAGTTAAATCTGGGTACACCTTCGCTCATGTTTTTCACCAAAGATCTCGATCGGCTCTATGCGGACTTGGCCAGCAAGCAGGTTACGCTTGGTGAGCTGGTAACGATTCCGGGCGGAAGAGTCTTCAACTTTGCAGATGATGAAAATAACTACTTCGCTGTGATGGAAAGAGCCTAG